One genomic segment of Hordeum vulgare subsp. vulgare chromosome 2H, MorexV3_pseudomolecules_assembly, whole genome shotgun sequence includes these proteins:
- the LOC123426596 gene encoding potassium transporter 19-like, which produces MSLEVENPPSIETTKRLERQDSLIGDAEKVSNIKGHGSEGNWTQVLHLAFQSIGIIYGDVGTSPLYCYSSTFPNGVKDKDDILGVLSLILYTLILIPMIKYVFIVLYADDNGDGGTFALYSLISRYSKIRLIPNQQAEDSMVSNYSIESPSLTLKRAQWLKEKLESSKAAKIALFTITILGTSMVMGDGTLTPAISVLSAVSGIKEKVPSLTETQIVWISVPILLMLFSVQRFGTDKVGYSFAPIISVWFVLIAGIGMYNIVVYEIAILRAFNPMHILYYFSRNGKEAWISLGGAILCVTGTEGMYADLGHFNITAIQISFNGVLFPSVALCYMGQAAYLRKFPEDVADTFYRSLPAPLFWPTFTVAILSAIIASQAMLSGAFAILSKALSLGCFPRVRVIHTSKHHQGQVYIPEVNFLMGLASVIITITFRTTTEIGNAYGICVVTVFSITTHLMTIVMLLVWKKNIIFILLFYVVFSSIEWIYLSSILSKFIQGGYLPFCFSLVLMALMVTWHYVHVMKYWYELDHIVPIDEVTALLEKHNVQRIPGVGLLYSELVQGIPPVFLRLVQKIPSVHSIFLFMSIKHLPIPHVAPVERFVFRQVGPREHRMFRCVARYGYTDEVEDSGHFARFLAERLKMFIEDENAFEVEKPGNEDANSPTGVLEGQTMPRKSARSVIHSEEVIEPPMSNHVGRISSYSLQTIEEEKQLIDAEMKRGVVYLMGSANVIAGPESPALKVVVVDYVYSFVRRNLAEGHKVLSIPKDQLLKVGITYEI; this is translated from the exons ATGTCACTAGAAGTTGAGAACCCACCGAGCATCGAGACGACCAAACGGCTTGAGCGCCAAGACTCACTTATTGGTGATGCGGAGAAGGTCTCGAATATCAAAGGCCATGGTTCCGAG GGAAACTGGACACAAGTACTACATCTTGCATTTCAGAGCATCGGCATCATTTATGGGGATGTTGGGACGTCACCGCTCTATTGTTACTCGAGCACCTTCCCTAACGGTGTCAAGGACAAGGATGATATCTTGGGTGTCCTCTCGCTCATCCTATACACCCTCATCCTTATACCGATGATAAAGTATGTCTTCATCGTGCTCTATGCAGATGACAACGGAGATG GTGGCACATTTGCGCTCTACTCACTTATATCGCGGTATTCGAAGATAAGGCTGATCCCAAACCAGCAGGCAGAGGATTCAATGGTGTCGAATTATAGCATAGAATCACCGAGCTTAACACTGAAGAGGGCACAATGGTTGAAGGAGAAGCTTGAGTCCAGTAAAGCAGCCAAGATTGCCCTCTTCACCATCACAATCCTTGGCACATCCATGGTGATGGGTGATGGGACCTTGACACCAGCAATTTCTG TGCTCTCTGCAGTGAGCGGGATCAAAGAGAAAGTGCCAAGTTTAACTGAAA CACAGATAGTCTGGATCTCGGTGCCTATTCTGCTCATGCTCTTTTCAGTCCAGCGTTTTGGGACAGATAAGGTCGGGTACTCCTTTGCTCCGATCATCTCGGTGTGGTTCGTTCTTATTGCTGGCATTGGAATGTACAACATCGTAGTGTATGAGATCGCTATTCTTCGAGCCTTCAATCCTATGCACATACTATATTACTTCAGCAGAAATGGGAAGGAAGCGTGGATTTCACTAGGAGGTGCTATCTTGTGTGTTACAG GCACAGAGGGTATGTATGCTGACCTAGGACATTTCAATATCACGGCCATTCAG ATAAGCTTTAATGGTGTCTTGTTCCCTTCGGTAGCACTATGTTACATGGGGCAAGCAGCATATCTGAGGAAATTCCCGGAGGATGTTGCAGACACCTTCTACAGATCTCTCCCAG CACCATTGTTCTGGCCAACCTTCACCGTTGCCATTCTTTCGGCTATCATTGCAAGCCAAGCTATGCTCTCTGGCGCATTCGCTATCCTGTCCAAGGCCCTATCTCTTGGTTGCTTCCCCAGGGTTCGGGTTATCCATACCTCCAAGCATCACCAGGGGCAGGTGTACATTCCTGAAGTGAATTTTCTGATGGGACTGGCTAGTGTTATTATCACTATCACCTTCAGAACTACCACCGAAATCGGGAATGCTTATG GGATCTGTGTCGTAACCGTCTTCTCAATCACCACCCATTTGATGACCATCGTGATGTTGCTCGTGTGGAAGAAAAACATCATCTTCATCTTGTTGTTTTACGTTGTGTTTAGTTCCATAGAGTGGATCTACCTGTCTTCAATACTGTCGAAGTTCATCCAGGGCGGGTACCTGCCATTCTGCTTCTCGCTTGTCCTGATGGCCTTAATGGTAACATGGCACTATGTGCATGTCATGAAGTACTGGTACGAGCTTGACCACATCGTCCCCATTGATGAGGTGACGGCACTGCTTGAGAAGCATAATGTGCAGCGGATCCCTGGGGTGGGCCTCTTGTACTCGGAGCTGGTGCAAGGTATTCCGCCGGTGTTCCTCCGGTTGGTGCAGAAAATTCCGTCTGTgcactctatctttttgttcatgTCGATCAAGCACCTACCCATCCCTCATGTGGCACCTGTGGAGCGGTTCGTCTTCCGGCAGGTTGGTCCAAGGGAGCATCGGATGTTCAGGTGTGTTGCACGGTATGGTTACACTGACGAAGTAGAGGACTCGGGACACTTTGCCAGATTCCTAGCAGAGAGATTGAAGATGTTCATCGAAGATGAGAATGCATTTGAAGTGGAGAAACCGGGGAATGAGGATGCCAACTCTCCAACTGGAGTTTTGGAAGGTCAGACAATGCCTAGGAAGTCCGCACGATCTGTCATACACAGCGAGGAGGTGATAGAGCCGCCAATGAGCAACCATGTAGGGAGGATTAGTTCCTATTCTCTTCAGACGATTGAGGAGGAGAAGCAACTGATTGACGCAGAGATGAAGCGAGGGGTGGTTTATCTGATGGGGTCAGCGAATGTGATTGCAGGACCTGAGTCGCCCGCCTTAAAGGTGGTCGTGGTAGACTATGTGTATTCATTCGTGAGGAGGAACTTGGCAGAGGGTCACAAGGTGTTGTCCATTCCTAAAGATCAGCTGCTCAAAGTTGGGATCACATATGAGATATAG